The Canis lupus familiaris isolate Mischka breed German Shepherd chromosome X, alternate assembly UU_Cfam_GSD_1.0, whole genome shotgun sequence genome has a segment encoding these proteins:
- the CACNA1F gene encoding voltage-dependent L-type calcium channel subunit alpha-1F isoform X2 produces MSASDGGKDTTPEPSPVNGTGPGPEWGLCPGPPASGGEEISGAVGPETPKRRTQHNKHKTVAVASAQRSPRALFCLTLANPLRRSCISIVEWKPFDILILLTIFANCVALGVYIPFPEDDSNTANHNLEQVEYVFLVIFTVETVLKIVAYGLVLHPSAYIRNGWNLLDFIIVVVGLFSVLLEQGPGRPGDTPHTGGKPGGFDVKALRAFRVLRPLRLVSGVPSLHIVLNSIMKALVPLLHIALLVLFVIIIYAIIGLELFLGRMHKTCYFLGSDLEAEEDPSPCASSGSGRACTLNQTECRGRWAGPNGGITNFDNFFFAMLTVFQCVTMEGWTDVLYWMQDAMGYELPWVYFVSLVIFGSFFVLNLVLGVLSGEFSKEREKAKARGDFQKLREKQQLEEDLRGYLDWITQAEELDLEDPSTDGNFGPQLADLTTRRRGHLRWFSHSTRSTHSTSSHASLPASDTGSMAEMPGDEEEEEGALASCTRCLNKIMKTRVCRRLRRVNRGLRARCRRAVKSTACYWAVLLLVFLNTLTIASEHHGQPMWLTQIQEYANKVLLCLFTVEMLLKLYGLGPSVYVSSFFNRFDCFVVCGGILETTLVEVGAMQPLGISVLRCVRLLRIFKVTRHWASLSNLVASLLNSMKSIASLLLLLFLFIIIFSLLGMQLFGGKFNFDQTHTKRSTFDTFPQALLTVFQILTGEDWNVVMYDGIMAYGGPFFPGMLVCVYFIILFICGNYILLNVFLAIAVDNLASGDTGTPKDKGKEKSTEGALPQENGVLVAGGENEEEEGRKNEGAGMEEEEEEEEGEEEEEGGAGHVELLQEVVPKEKVVPIPEGSAFFCLSQTNPLRKACHTLIHHHIFTNLILVFIILSSVSLAAEDPIRAHSFRNHILGYFDYAFTSIFTVEILLKMTVFGAFLHRGSFCRSWFNLLDLLVVSVSLISFGIHSSAISVVKILRVLRVLRPLRAINRAKGLKHVVQCVFVAIRTIGNIMIVTTLLQFMFACIGVQLFKGKFYSCTDEAKHTPQECKGSFLVYPDGDVSRPLVRERLWVNSDFNFDNVLSAMMALFTVSTFEGWPALLYKAIDANAEDKGPIYNYHVEISVFFIVYIIIIAFFMMNIFVGFVIITFRAQGEQEYQNCELDKNQRQCVEYALKAQPLRRYIPKNPHQYRVWATVNSAAFEYLMFLLILLNTVALAMQHYEQTAPFNYAMDILNMVFTGLFTIEMVLKIIAFKPKHYFTDAWNTFDALIVVGSVVDIAVTEVNNGGHLGESSEDSSRISITFFRLFRVMRLVKLLSKGEGIRTLLWTFIKSFQALPYVALLIAMIFFIYAVIGMQMFGKVALQDGTQINRNNNFQTFPQAVLLLFRCATGEAWQEIMLASLPGSRCDPESDVSPGEEFTCGSNFAIAYFISFFMLCAFLIINLFVAVIMDNFDYLTRDWSILGPHHLDEFKRIWSEYDPGAKGRIKHLDVVALLRRIQPPLGFGKLCPHRVACKRLVAMNMPLNSDGTVTFNATLFALVRTSLKIKTEGNLEQANQELRIVIKKIWKRMKQKLLDEVIPPADEEEVTVGKFYATFLIQDYFRKFRRRKEKGLLGSEAPSSTSSALQAGLRSLHDLGPEIRQALTCDTDEEEKEEEGLEGEEEEDEKHPETHKAQMGSQPPSRRSSVISVSLPVGDRLPDSLSLGPSDDDGGASNSRQSSVPQAGSHGHRRSSGGFIFTIPEEGSSQHKGTKEQENQEEEEEIPTKDSGHNRLSYLDEQAGTPPRPILLPPHRPQRCADGHNAPRRRLLPPTPAERKPSFTIQCLRRQGSCEDLPIPGTYHRGRNSGPSRAQGSWATPPQRGRLLYAPLLLVEEGAAGEGYLGKSSGPLRTFTCLRVPGTHSDSSHGKRGSADSLVEAVLISEGLGLFARDPRFVALAKQEIADACRLTLDEMDSAASDLLAQGTSSLYSDEESILSRFDEEDLGDEMACVHAL; encoded by the exons ATGTCGGCATCTGATGGCGGGAAAG ACACcaccccagagcccagcccagtCAATGGGACAGGCCCTGGGCCTGAATGGGGGCTGTGTCCTGGGCCTCCAGCATCAGGGGGTGAAGAAATCAGCGGGGCCGTGGGCCCAGAGACCCCTAAGCGAAGAACTCAGCACAATAAGCACAAGACGGTGGCAGTGGCCAGTGCCCAACGGTCACCCCGGGCGCTCTTCTGCCTCACTCTGGCCAACCCGCTGCGGCGGTCCTGCATCAGCATTGTGGAGTGGAA GCCCTTTGACATCCTCATCCTGCTGACCATCTTTGCCAACTGTGTAGCCCTGGGGGTCTACATCCCCTTCCCAGAGGATGACTCCAACACTGCTAACCACAACCTG GAGCAAGTGGAGTATGTATTCCTGGTGATTTTCACTGTGGAAACCGTGCTCAAGATCGTGGCCTATGGGCTGGTGCTCCATCCCAGCGCCTACATCCGCAACGGCTGGAACCTACTTGACTTCATCATCGTTGTGGTCGG GCTGTTCAGCGTGCTACTTGAGCAGGGCCCTGGTCGGCCGGGGGACACCCCGCATACCGGGGGGAAGCCGGGGGGCTTCGATGTGAAGGCGTTGAGGGCGTTTCGGGTGCTGCGGCCACTGAGGCTGGTATCTGGGGTGCCAA GCCTGCACATAGTGCTCAATTCCATCATGAAGGCGCTGGTGCCGCTACTGCACATTGCACTGCTCGTGCTCTTCGTCATCATCATCTATGCCATCATCGGACTCGAGCTGTTCCTTGGACGCATGCACAAGACATGTTACTTCCTGGGATCTG ACCTGGAAGCCGAGGAGGACCCGTCGCCCTGTGCGTCTTCGGGCTCAGGGCGAGCGTGCACGCTGAACCAGACCGAGTGCCGGGGGCGCTGGGCAGGGCCCAACGGAGGCATCACCAACTTCGACAACTTCTTCTTCGCCATGCTCACGGTCTTCCAGTGCGTCACCATGGAAGGCTGGACCGACGTGCTCTACTGG aTGCAGGACGCCATGGGGTATGAGCTGCCCTGGGTATATTTCGTGAGTCTCGTCATCTTCGGGTCCTTCTTCGTCCTCAACCTTGTGCTTGGTGTCCTGAGTGG ggagttctccaaggagagggagaaggccaAAGCACGAGGGGATTTCCAGAAGCTGCGGGAGAAGCAGCAGTTGGAGGAGGACCTACGGGGCTACCTGGACTGGATCACGCAGGCAGAGGAGCTGGACCTCGAAGACCCCTCAACCGATGGCAACTTTG ggcCACAGCTGGCAGATCTGACCACCAGGAGACGTGGACATCTGCGCTGGTTCAGTCACTCCACCCGCTCCACACACTCCACCAGCAGCCATG CCAGCCTCCCAGCCAGTGACACCGGTTCGATGGCAGAGATGCCAGgcgatgaggaagaggaggagggggctctGGCCAGTTGTACACGCTGCCT AAACAAGATCATGAAAACCAGGGTCTG CCGCCGCCTCCGCCGAGTCAACCGAGGACTCCGGGCACGCTGCCGGCGGGCTGTGAAGTCCACCGCTTGCTACTGGGCCGTGCTGCTGCTCGTCTTCCTCAACACACTGACCATAGCCTCAGAGCACCATGGCCAACCCATGTGGCTTACCCAGATCCAGG AGTATGCCAACAAGGTGTTGCTCTGTCTGTTCACGGTGGAGATGCTCCTCAAGTTGTACGGTCTGGGTCCTTCTGTCtatgtttcttccttcttcaacCGCTTTGACTGCTTCGTGGTCTGTGGGGGCATCCTGGAGACCACCCTGGTGGAGGTGGGCGCCATGCAGCCCCTGGGCATCTCAGTGCTCCGATGTGTGCGCCTCCTCAGGATCTTTAAGGTCACTAG GCACTGGGCATCTCTGAGCAATTTAGTGGCATCCCTGCTCAATTCAATGAAATCCATCGCATCGttgctgcttctcctcttcctcttcatcatcatcttctcCCTGCTTGGCATGCAGCTGTTTGGGGGCAAGTTCAACTTTGACCAGACCCACACCAAGCGGAGCACCTTTGATACCTTCCCTCAGGCCCTCCTCACTGTCTTTCAG ATCCTGACAGGTGAGGATTGGAACGTGGTCATGTATGATGGCATCATGGCCTATGGTGGCCCCTTCTTCCCAGGAATGCTGGTGTGTGTCTATTTTATCATCCTCTTCATCTGTGGCAACT ACATCCTTTTGAACGTGTTTCTCGCCATAGCTGTGGATAACCTGGCCAGTGGAGATACAGGCACTCCCAAGGACAAGGGCAA GGAGAAGAGCACCGAGGGGGCTCTCCCACAAGAAAATGGAGTGTTG GTGGCTGGTGGggagaatgaggaagaggagggcagaaAGAATGAAGGAGCAG gcatggaggaagaagaggaagaggaggagggggaggaagaggaggaagggggtgcAGGGCATGTGGAACTCCTGCAGGAAGTTGTACCCAAGGAGAAGGTGGTACCCATCCCTGAGGGCAGCGCCTTCTTCTGTCTCAGCCAAACCAACCC gctGAGGAAGGCCTGCCACACCCTCATCCACCATCATATCTTCACCAATCTTATTCTGGTATTCATCATCCTCAGCAGTGTGTCCTTGGCCGCTGAGGACCCCATCCGAGCCCACTCCTTCCGCAACCAT ATTCTGGGGTATTTTGATTATGCTTTCACCTCTATTTTCACTGTGGAGATTCTACTAAAG aTGACAGTATTTGGGGCCTTCCTGCATCGAGGATCCTTCTGCCGTAGCTGGTTCAATCTATTGGATCTGCTGGTGGTCAGCGTATCCCTCATCTCCTTTGGCATCCA CTCCAGCGCCATCTCAGTGGTGAAAATTCTGAGGGTACTCCGAGTCCTGAGGCCTCTCCGAGCCATCAACAGAGCCAAGGGACTCAAG CATGTTGTGCAATGTGTGTTTGTGGCTATCCGGACCATTGGGAATATCATGATTGTGACCACACTCCTGCAATTCATGTTTGCCTGCATTGGCGTGCAGCTCTTCAAG GGGAAATTCTACAGTTGCACTGATGAAGCCAAACACACCCCACAAGAATGCAA GGGCTCCTTCCTGGTCTACCCTGATGGAGATGTATCACGACCCCTGGTCCGGGAGCGGCTCTGGGTCAACAGCGATTTCAACTTTGACAATGTCCTCTCAGCCATGATGGCCTTGTTCACTGTCTCTACCTTCGAAGGCTGGCCTGC TCTACTGTACAAGGCCATCGATGCAAATGCAGAGGACAAGGGCCCTATCTATAATTACCATGTGGAGATCTCAGTGTTCTTCATTGTCTACATCATCATCATTGCATTCTTCATGATGAATATCTTTGTGGGCTTTGTCATCATCACCTTCCGTGCCCAGGGCGAGCAGGAATACCAAAACTGTGAGCTGGACAAGAACCAG CGCCAGTGTGTGGAATATGCCCTCAAGGCCCAGCCACTCCGCCGCTACATCCCCAAGAACCCACATCAATATCGTGTGTGGGCCACTGTGAACTCTGCTGCCTTCGAGTACCTCATGTTCCTGCTCATCCTGCTCAACACCGTTGCTCTAGCAATGCAG CACTATGAACAGACTGCTCCCTTTAATTATGCCATGGACATCCTCAACATGGTCTTCACTGGCCTCTTCACTATTGAGATGGTGCTCAAAATCATCGCCTTCAAACCCAAG CATTACTTTACCGATGCCTGGAACACGTTTGATGCTCTTATTGTAGTGGGCAGCGTAGTGGACATTGCCGTCACTGAAGTCAAC AATGGTGGCCACCTTGGCGAG AGCTCTGAGGACAGTTCCCGCATTTCCATCACTTTCTTTCGCCTCTTCCGAGTCATGCGACTAGTCAAGCTTCTCAGTAAAGGTGAAGGAATCCGCACATTGCTCTGGACATTCATCAAGTCCTTCCAG GCCTTGCCCTATGTGGCTCTTCTCATCGCAATGATATTCTTCATTTATGCAGTCATTGGAATGCAG ATGTTTGGCAAGGTGGCTCTTCAGGATGGCACACAGATCAACCGAAACAACAACTTCCAGACCTTTCCACAGGCTGTGCTACTTTTGTTCAG GTGTGCCACCGGTGAGGCGTGGCAAGAGATAATGCTCGCCAGCCTTCCCGGGAGTCGGTGTGACCCTGAATCTGACGTCAGCCCTGGCGAGGAGTTTACCTGTGGCAGCAATTTTGCCATCGCCTATTTTATCAGCTTCTTCATGCTCTGTGCCTTCCTG ATCATAAATCTCTTTGTGGCTGTCATCATGGATAACTTTGACTATCTAACCAGAGATTGGTCCATCCTGGGCCCCCATCACCTCGATGAATTCAAGAGGATCTGGTCTGAATATGACCCTGGAGCCAA GGGCCGCATCAAGCACCTGGATGTGGTGGCCCTGCTGAGACGCATCCAGCCCCCCTTGGGATTTGGGAAGCTCTGCCCACACCGAGTAGCCTGCAAG AGACTTGTGGCGATGAACATGCCCCTCAACTCAGATGGGACAGTGACATTCAATGCCACACTCTTTGCCCTGGTTCGGACATCCTTGAAGATCAAGACAGAAG GGAACCTGGAACAAGCCAATCAGGAGCTGCGGATTGTCATCAAAAAGATCTGGAAGCGGATGAAGCAGAAGCTACTAGATGAGGTCATCCCCCCTGCTGACG AGGAAGAGGTCACCGTGGGCAAATTCTACGCCACATTTCTGATCCAGGACTATTTCCGCAAATTCCGGCGGAGGAAAGAAAAGGGGCTATTAGGGAGCGAGGCCCCCTCCAGTACCTCCTCTGCCCTTCAG GCTGGTCTGAGGAGCCTACACGacttgggtcctgagatcaggcaGGCCCTCACCTGTGACACagatgaggaggagaaggaggaagaggggctggagggagaggaggaggaagatgagaaaCACCCGGAAACACACAAA GCCCAGATGGGCTCCCAGCCCCCATCTCGCCGGAGCTCCGtgatttctgtgtctctgcctgttggGGACAGACTTCCAGATTCACTCTCCCTTGGCCCGAGTGATGATGATGGGGGGGCTTCCAATTCCAGACAGTCCAGTGTACCCCAGGCTGGATCCCATGGCCACAG GAGAAGCTCTGGGGGTTTCATTTTCACCATCCCCGAAGAAGGAAGTTCTCAGCACAAGGGAACCAAAGAGCAAGAGaatcaggaggaggaagaggaaattcCCACCAAAGACTCTGGCCACAACAG GCTCTCCTACCTAGATGAGCAGGCAGGGACTCCCCCACGCCCCATCCTTTTGCCACCCCACAGACCCCAGAGATGTGCTGATGGGCACAATGCACCACGCCGCCGTCTACTGCCCCCCACGCCTGCAG agCGGAAGCCTTCCTTCACCATACAGTGTCTGCGGCGCCAGGGCAGTTGTGAGGATTTACCCATCCCAGGCACCTATCATCGTGGGCGCAACTCAGGGCCCAGCAGGGCTCAG GGTTCTTGGGCAACCCCTCCTCAACGGGGTCGGCTCCTGTATGCCCCACTGTTATTGGTGGAGGAGGGCGCAGCAGGGGAGGGATACCTCGGCAAGTCCAGCGGTCCGCTGCGTACCTTCACCTGTCTGCGTGTGCCCGGAACCCACTCAGACTCCAGCCATGGCAAGAGGGGCAGTGCTGACAGTCTGGTGGAGGCT GTGCTCATCTCCGAGGGCTTAGGCCTCTTTGCCCGAGACCCACGCTTTGTGGCCCTAGCCAAGCAGGAGATTGCAGATGCATGCCGCCTGACACTGGACGAGATGGACAGTGCTGCCAGTGACCTGTTGGCACAGGGGACCAGCTCACTGTATAGTGATGAGGAATCTA